The Amycolatopsis sp. 195334CR genome window below encodes:
- the rpsM gene encoding 30S ribosomal protein S13 yields MARLAGVDLPREKRLEIALTYIYGIGRTRSKQMIAAAELNADTRVKDLSDDDLLKLRDFMDENFKVEGDLRREVNADIRRKIEIGCYEGLRWRRGLPVRGQRTKTNARTRKGPKKTVAGKKKAGKK; encoded by the coding sequence ATGGCACGACTCGCTGGCGTAGACCTCCCCCGCGAAAAGCGGTTGGAGATCGCGCTGACCTACATCTACGGCATCGGCCGTACCCGCTCCAAGCAGATGATCGCCGCCGCCGAGCTGAACGCGGACACCCGCGTGAAGGACCTCAGCGACGACGACCTGCTCAAGCTGCGGGACTTCATGGACGAGAACTTCAAGGTCGAGGGTGACCTTCGCCGCGAGGTGAACGCCGACATCCGTCGGAAGATCGAGATCGGGTGCTACGAGGGTCTGCGGTGGCGCCGCGGGCTTCCCGTCCGTGGGCAGCGGACCAAGACCAACGCCCGCACCCGCAAGGGTCCGAAGAAGACGGTCGCCGGCAAGAAGAAGGCTGGCAAGAAGTGA
- the rpsK gene encoding 30S ribosomal protein S11 encodes MPPKSRTAGAKKVRRKEKKNVAHGHAHIKSTFNNTIVSITDPTGAVISWASSGHVGFKGSRKSTPFAAQMAAENAARKAAEHGMKKVDVFVKGPGSGRETAIRSLQAAGLEVGTIQDVTPQPHNGCRPPKRRRV; translated from the coding sequence ATGCCACCGAAGTCTCGTACCGCCGGGGCCAAGAAGGTCCGGCGCAAGGAAAAGAAGAACGTGGCCCACGGCCACGCGCACATCAAGAGCACCTTCAACAACACCATCGTGTCGATCACCGACCCGACCGGTGCGGTGATCTCGTGGGCGTCCTCGGGCCACGTCGGCTTCAAGGGCTCCCGCAAGTCGACTCCGTTCGCCGCGCAGATGGCCGCCGAGAACGCGGCCCGCAAGGCCGCCGAGCACGGCATGAAGAAGGTCGACGTGTTCGTGAAGGGCCCGGGTTCGGGCCGCGAGACCGCGATCCGCTCGCTGCAGGCCGCGGGTCTCGAGGTCGGCACCATCCAGGACGTGACCCCGCAGCCTCACAACGGCTGCCGCCCGCCCAAGCGGCGCCGGGTCTGA
- the rpsD gene encoding 30S ribosomal protein S4 — translation MARYTGPATRISRRLKVDLIGGDQAFERRPYPPGQHGRGRIKESEYLLQLQEKQKARYTYGVLERQFVRYYKDAVRRTGKTGENLLQILESRLDNVIYRAGIARTRRQARQLVSHGHFLVNGKKVNVPSFQVSKFDIIDVKPKSMGTLPFVAAKESFGERPIPAWLQVVQSNLRVLVHQLPERAQIDVPVQEQLIVELYSK, via the coding sequence ATGGCTCGTTACACCGGCCCGGCGACGCGTATTTCCCGTCGCCTCAAGGTTGACCTCATCGGCGGCGACCAGGCTTTCGAGCGCCGTCCGTACCCGCCCGGCCAGCACGGCCGCGGCCGCATCAAGGAGAGCGAGTACCTGCTTCAGCTTCAGGAGAAGCAGAAGGCTCGCTACACCTACGGCGTTCTCGAGCGCCAGTTCGTCCGTTACTACAAGGACGCTGTGCGCCGCACCGGCAAGACCGGTGAGAACCTGCTCCAGATCCTGGAGTCCCGGCTCGACAACGTGATCTACCGCGCCGGCATCGCCCGGACGCGCCGTCAGGCCCGCCAGCTGGTGAGCCACGGCCACTTCCTGGTCAACGGCAAGAAGGTCAACGTGCCGAGCTTCCAGGTCTCGAAGTTCGACATCATCGACGTCAAGCCGAAGTCGATGGGCACCCTGCCGTTCGTGGCGGCGAAGGAGTCCTTCGGCGAGCGCCCCATCCCGGCATGGCTGCAGGTCGTCCAGTCGAACCTGCGGGTGCTGGTCCACCAGCTGCCCGAGCGTGCGCAGATCGACGTTCCGGTCCAGGAACAGCTGATCGTCGAGCTCTACTCGAAGTGA